In Carassius carassius chromosome 2, fCarCar2.1, whole genome shotgun sequence, the DNA window ACAGCGCCAACTAGGGTCACATAATTCAGTTGGTTACAAAAAATGGTACATCAGCAGCCTGTTTTTGCTCCAAACTGCGATTTCGGACTTGCAGACGAACTGTGTTGTAAGCATCTTCCAAAATGTTGTTTGTGTGGAAATACTACAAAGTCTGTAAACAGGAGGGGAAAATACTGTGGCAGACAGAGCAGCTCACTGTTAACGATGAGCGAAATATTGGAAGAAAATCCCTAATACTGAATTGGGaattagaaaagtttagatggtatctTCATCTTGCCTCCatataatgaatattaaaatagtgTTTATAAGGCTGCACTTGGCACTGATGTGTTtcccaacgttatccagtggtgAACTTCAAGAGAAGTAtttcagtgattcagtgactTGTTAActaattattttgattaatatcAAAAGTGGGGTACTTCTGTACAAAATTGATActgaattttaaaaaatgtaaaaataactgcAATATCTTTCTGCAGCGCTGGTAGTACCAAGTAAagaccactgatctgtaatatatatatatatatatatatatacatatatatatacatatataatattatatagatCCGTGGTACAGATTCTGTTCAGTACTCGCTGACAAGCTGCTGCTTTCCAACACTTCCGTAAATGTTTATATTGCCTTCCGTGAACAGTGATATGCAagggccaatcagaggtgtttattAGTCAGAATTCACACATTTTTTACTTGACCCTTTTAAAGTAATACTTGCTTGAAAAATATTTGAAGGTTACATgccaatattttcaaatataattttctttaatatCATTATAGCATGAAtaataaactgatttattttaattttcaaattgtttaataaaataattattttttttttttttgctatagtgCTGAAATTAGATCCGAAAATTATTTCTGTTATGTTTAATTAAGAGCTCATATTAAAGATCTGATTTTTTTAAAGTCATGGCCATAAACTGTGTTTTTAGAGACTTCTGTGGAGATGAATATATTACTTTAAGGCATAATCCTTTTCTTTTATTGTCCTAGAAAAATCTTCAAAGTCCTGGATTCTGGATGAAATGATCACTTAAAAAGTGAGGGAACCCCTGAGTGaatttacaaatattaattatttttgatcGAGTTGGTaaggtaaggtttttttttctttttcttctgaacTTATAGCTGGCTTCTTTGTATTAGGAGTTGTTTAAAAGACTACATCTGGCAATTggtgttttgtttctttctgcATGTTATCTACTGTATAAGGTCatgatattttataattataaataaggaAATCCTATCTACACAGCTTAAAAGAGCctatgcatttaattaattttatatgatTAAATGCTATAATGAAACAGAGAGAGACCTTttggaatacattttaataaatatgatcACAAACAACAGTAGGTGATGGTCAacgtcaaagtcacctttatttatatagcgctttaaacaaaatacattgcgtcaaagcaactgaacaacattcattaggaaaacagtgtcaataatgcaaaaatgatagttaaaggcagttcatcattgaattcagtgatgtcatctctgttcagttaaatagtgtctgtgcatttatttgcaatcaagtcaacgataatcgctgtagatgaagtgtccccaactaagcaagccagaggcgacagcggcaaggaaccgaaactccatcggtgacagaatggagaaaaaaaccttgggagaaaccaggctcagttggggggccagttctcctctgaccagacgaaaccagtagttcaattccaggctgcagcaaagtcagattgtgcagaagaatcatctgttcctgtggtcttgtcctggtgctcctctgagacaaggtctttacagggggtcTGTTTTAGTGAAATCAACAGGGCAGTGTTTTATCCCTGGAAGGTGTACTGTTCCATATTTGAAACATGAATTTCTAGTGGCtttaaattatcaacatgatcaaaagtTTGCTCAAATACCTATTGTATACGTTCTAATGTATTACATGCTTTATTTCCTCTGATTGATGGATTGATAATTAACATGTTATTAGTATGTAAAAGGCCATTTATTCaaaatctcattgatttacagtACACTACAATCAGAATTTCGAAATTACTTCTGCATCAAACAACTGCATCAAAATGCCAATTTTTGCTCAGTTGGGGCCTAAGaaaaaaaaggtgtatttttGTGAGCTTTAAATTCTCACTGTATATTGTTATAGCCTATgcgccataaaagcctgatgtatcaaatatgaaaCAAAGCATAAAACACATATgcaaactttttatattttatattttgtcttatAGTCAATTTAACTACTTAAAAATCGATTTTCCGACTATTATTCTATATATATGCCCATACAGGGTTAAAGGGCTCGGTCGGCCTCTGTGCGGGTAAATAAAGGGTGTTATGTTGGTGAGAGGTTATAGTATAGGAAGTGTTAATGGTCCATTTccaagataggtggcggtaatgcacgtATCTGTCTGCGATCCGCCGTAAAaaagtaagaagaagaagaagaagaagggctCGGTCGTGCCCATAGATTTTGGTCGTGCCGCCTGAAGATGGCAGCAGTGCACTGCGGAACTCGAGCGCACCGCAGCATCAGCAGATCTCGCGAGGAATGACGCGGTGAGGGAGTAAAGATGGCGGCCTCCTTCGTTCGATTTGTCCGCAGCGGTTTTGGAAGAAGTCTAAATGGTAAGAAATAACCAAGAGCAGCACTGTCCACTTTGTGACTAGTTATATACGTAATCACCATTATGAGCACTGTGCAGGATCCACAACCCACTCTTCTATGGTTAGGCTTTTCCCCGCTGTTGACCTTTCCTCTTCCTCCATCATAATAACATTGTCGACTGATTGAAATTTATAATATCAATTATGCAAGTCATGCTTCTCTTATTCTTGAAATTAACACATCGCCCTTCTAGAgagaatgatttttattttattttattttttgcaaaatttCAGGAATCATTTAATTTTGAGTTGGTCAGACACAAGCTACTAATTTAACTCATTTTGATGTTTGATCTGAAGCTGTCACAATAGCAGCACTATACTGCACTGCATTAATCTCTATCAATCTCTCATAGTTGCTAGACAGAGCCCTGCGGTTGTCCAGACAAGAACAACGACAACTGAAACCAGACGTGAGTAGATCTGGGGAATTGGGTTTGTGATTGTTGTTAACGTGTGGGCTGTTgatgtttaaatgtgtttttgcattagcTACTGTAAGGCCCAAGGATCcagtcacacacactcagctTTCAGAGTTTGGAGAATACATTGCAGAGATTCTCCCCAAATACGTGCAACAAGTTCAGGTCAGTTATTCTCAAATTCATCATTTCAGATGACCGATTTGTGAAATATATTGAAGATGCACTCGGCAGTTCCTCAGAAATGGTTTTCTCATATACAGCGTTTTGTTTGAATTGTAGGTGACCTGTTTTAATGAGCTGGAGGTAATGATCCACCCAGAAGGGATTATACCTGTTCTCACCTTCTTGAAGGATCACACAAATGCTCAGTTCCACAACATGACTGACCTGACAGCCGTGGATGTCCCTACAAGGCAGTGCCGCTTCGAggtgtttatttattgtattagatttttatttgtaatatattcatgtaaaaataacataaaaaggtGCATAGTTTGGTAGTCTGGATGGGAGAAATTATTAGCATGAAAATATCCCATCCATTTAACTGAATAAAACATTTCCGAAACTGTTCTGCAAAGCATTGATAATCCAATTATTTCCTTTTCAGATTGTGTATAATCTGCTGTCCCTGCGTTATAATTCTCGTATCCGCCTGAAGACCTACACTGATGAACTGACTCCTCTTGACTCCTCTGTGCCTGTGCACCGGGCAGCTGACTGGTATGAGAGAGAGGTATGTGTCTTATTGTGATCAGATGAGGTTTCATGAACAAGTTTTGAGCTTTGTGTTTTACAGACTATAAAAATAGACGTCTGTTTTGTCTGCGGTATACTCGGACACAAGCTGCAGTGCTCATGCAGTGAAGCCCCTGAGCTTCTTCCCACCTGCTATGACACACTGTGAATGACTGTGAATGTCTTGTCAATGGTCCATGAGATCATGCAGCATAGCTGATATTTCATTACAGATTTGGGACATGTTTGGAGTTTTCTTCGCAAACCATCCAGATCTGAGACGCATCTTGACAGACTATGGATTTGAAGGTCATCCATTCAGAAAAGACTTTCCTTTGTCTGGATACGTTGAGGTAAATGCACGGAATATGAATTCTGTTACTGTTTTCTGAATACTGTTTCTCGGTCTCATACACTCTTACTCTACAAATGCTGCTGCTATAAATCAAAaattcctgaaaaaatgtatcatgatttccacaaaaatattaaactgcccagctattttcAATATCGATAACGATAAGAATAAGAAATGTTCCttcagcactaaatcagcatgttagatttctagaggatcatgtgacactgaaaactggagtcaTTGGTGCTTAAAATTCAgtcttgccatcacaggaataagttacatttaaaaatattttaaaataggacatttttttaagttgtaataatatttcacaaaattactgtttactgtattttgatcaag includes these proteins:
- the LOC132097532 gene encoding NADH dehydrogenase [ubiquinone] iron-sulfur protein 3, mitochondrial-like; translated protein: MAASFVRFVRSGFGRSLNVARQSPAVVQTRTTTTETRPTVRPKDPVTHTQLSEFGEYIAEILPKYVQQVQVTCFNELEVMIHPEGIIPVLTFLKDHTNAQFHNMTDLTAVDVPTRQCRFEIVYNLLSLRYNSRIRLKTYTDELTPLDSSVPVHRAADWYEREIWDMFGVFFANHPDLRRILTDYGFEGHPFRKDFPLSGYVEVRYDDEVKRVVAEPVELAQEFRKFDLNSPWEAFPAYREPKDAPKLESGDKPAK